The following are from one region of the uncultured Hyphomonas sp. genome:
- a CDS encoding RsmB/NOP family class I SAM-dependent RNA methyltransferase, protein MRNGGKISASIDVLTDVLNRHQPVKSAARDWGKRARYAGAKDRAWVSGLVLDALRKRNSIAHAMGDGSPRGLILGALAHAWGWNIREIDAAMDEEHAPEKLTLQERERLVMAPDPTAPPHAQGDYPEWLAPHLARVFGEEAVVEAQVMAVRADVDLRVNTLKVDAEKAAAPLKSAKAEPSKLLHNAYHIPARDPSQREASLESIPAYSKGWVEVQDAGSQIAAAAGNAQPGEQVLDYCAGGGGKTLALACQMQGKGQIFAYDIDGRRLSALIPRLKRSGGHNVQLVHPSEQTQLEDLTGQMDLVFVDAPCTGTGTWRRRPDAKWRLKPGQLAKRQQEQTDILANASTFVKPGGRLVYATCSFLMEEDEDRVTEFLSGHAEFTEEDAAEAAIASGLLTDDGAAMVRNYRGPSGSVRLTPRRAGTDGFFFAVLRKA, encoded by the coding sequence ATGCGCAACGGCGGAAAGATTTCTGCATCCATCGACGTCCTCACAGACGTCCTGAACCGCCACCAGCCGGTGAAGTCCGCAGCCCGCGACTGGGGCAAGCGCGCCCGTTATGCCGGCGCAAAGGACCGCGCCTGGGTTTCAGGTCTCGTGCTGGATGCCTTGCGCAAGCGCAACTCCATCGCCCACGCCATGGGTGACGGCAGTCCCCGCGGCCTGATCCTTGGCGCACTGGCCCATGCCTGGGGCTGGAATATCCGCGAGATCGACGCGGCGATGGACGAGGAGCATGCGCCTGAAAAGCTGACACTGCAGGAACGCGAACGCCTCGTCATGGCGCCGGATCCGACGGCGCCGCCTCATGCGCAAGGCGACTATCCGGAATGGCTGGCGCCGCACCTTGCTCGCGTCTTCGGCGAAGAAGCTGTCGTCGAAGCGCAGGTCATGGCCGTCCGCGCGGATGTCGACCTGCGCGTCAACACGCTGAAAGTGGATGCGGAGAAGGCGGCGGCCCCGCTGAAAAGCGCCAAGGCGGAACCGTCGAAATTACTCCACAATGCCTATCATATTCCTGCCCGGGACCCATCGCAGCGCGAAGCGAGCCTCGAAAGCATTCCGGCCTATTCTAAAGGCTGGGTCGAAGTGCAGGACGCCGGCTCACAAATCGCGGCGGCGGCCGGGAACGCTCAGCCCGGCGAACAGGTGCTGGACTATTGTGCCGGCGGCGGGGGCAAGACGCTTGCTTTGGCCTGTCAGATGCAGGGGAAGGGGCAGATCTTCGCTTACGACATCGACGGCCGGAGGCTGTCTGCGCTGATCCCGCGCCTCAAGCGTTCTGGCGGCCACAATGTGCAGCTCGTCCATCCATCGGAACAGACCCAGCTGGAAGATCTGACCGGCCAGATGGACCTCGTCTTTGTTGATGCGCCCTGCACGGGGACCGGCACCTGGCGCCGCCGTCCGGACGCCAAATGGCGCCTGAAACCGGGACAGTTGGCCAAGCGCCAGCAAGAGCAGACGGACATTCTTGCGAACGCCAGCACATTCGTGAAGCCGGGCGGGCGGCTCGTCTACGCCACCTGCAGCTTCCTGATGGAAGAAGATGAAGACCGCGTGACGGAATTCCTGTCAGGCCATGCCGAGTTTACCGAGGAAGATGCCGCTGAAGCAGCGATCGCTTCCGGCTTGCTGACAGATGATGGTGCAGCAATGGTCCGCAACTATCGCGGTCCGTCCGGGTCGGTCCGCCTGACACCGCGCCGGGCTGGCACGGATGGTTTCTTCTTTGCTGTTCTGCGGAAGGCTTAA
- the guaA gene encoding glutamine-hydrolyzing GMP synthase has protein sequence MTDQRHERALIVDFGSQVTQLIARRLRESGVYCEIHPFNKVDAAFLAEYDPKAVILSGGPSSVTWEDSPRADDAVFSLGVPVLGICYGQQVMMEQLGGKVESGTSREFGRAFIEKVVDDPILEGLFHAGDHEQVWMSHGDHVADMASGFGVIAKSPGAPFAIIADPERRFYGTQFHPEVVHTTHGRQLLRNFTHGVAGLKGDWTMAAYRAEAVQKIREQVGDGRVICGLSGGVDSSVAAVLIHEAIGAQLTCVYVDHGLMRAGESDQVVNMFREHYNIPLVHVDASELFLGKLEGITDPERKRKIIGGLFIDVFEDEAKKIGGADFLAQGTLYPDVIESVSALGGPSVTIKSHHNVGGLPERMNMKLVEPLRELFKDEVRALGRELGLTDAFVDRHPFPGPGLAIRIPGAITREKADTLRKADAIYIDEIRKAGLYNEIWQAFSVLLPVNTVGVMGDERTYEAVLALRAVTSTDGMTADYYPFEHEFLGRVATRIINEVKGVNRVVYDVTSKPPGTIEWE, from the coding sequence ATGACTGACCAGAGACACGAACGCGCCCTTATCGTCGACTTTGGAAGCCAGGTGACTCAGCTGATCGCCCGGCGGCTCCGAGAGAGCGGCGTCTACTGCGAAATCCATCCGTTCAACAAGGTCGATGCCGCCTTCCTGGCGGAGTACGATCCAAAGGCCGTCATCCTGTCCGGCGGCCCTTCGAGTGTCACCTGGGAGGATAGCCCGCGGGCCGACGACGCAGTCTTTTCCCTCGGCGTTCCGGTGCTGGGCATCTGCTATGGCCAGCAGGTCATGATGGAGCAACTCGGCGGTAAAGTGGAAAGCGGTACCAGCCGTGAATTCGGGCGCGCGTTTATCGAGAAGGTTGTCGACGACCCAATCCTCGAAGGCCTTTTCCACGCAGGCGACCATGAGCAGGTCTGGATGAGCCACGGCGATCATGTCGCCGACATGGCCTCCGGCTTTGGTGTGATAGCCAAATCCCCCGGCGCGCCATTCGCGATCATCGCCGATCCAGAGCGCCGGTTCTATGGCACCCAGTTTCACCCGGAAGTCGTCCATACGACGCATGGACGTCAGCTGCTCCGCAATTTCACGCACGGTGTTGCCGGACTGAAAGGCGACTGGACGATGGCAGCCTACCGGGCTGAGGCGGTTCAGAAGATCCGCGAACAGGTCGGCGACGGGCGCGTGATTTGCGGATTGTCCGGCGGGGTCGATTCTTCCGTGGCCGCGGTCTTGATCCATGAAGCAATCGGCGCTCAGCTGACCTGCGTCTATGTCGATCACGGTCTTATGCGCGCTGGGGAAAGCGATCAGGTCGTGAACATGTTCCGCGAGCACTACAATATCCCATTGGTCCATGTGGACGCATCCGAACTGTTCCTCGGCAAGCTGGAGGGCATCACCGACCCGGAACGCAAGCGCAAGATCATTGGCGGTCTCTTCATCGACGTCTTCGAAGATGAAGCAAAGAAGATCGGCGGGGCGGATTTCCTGGCTCAGGGCACGCTTTATCCTGACGTGATCGAAAGTGTCTCCGCGCTTGGCGGCCCCTCCGTCACGATCAAGAGTCACCATAATGTGGGTGGCCTGCCAGAACGCATGAACATGAAGCTGGTCGAACCGCTTCGGGAGCTTTTCAAGGATGAAGTCCGCGCCCTCGGCCGGGAACTTGGCCTGACCGACGCTTTCGTGGACCGCCACCCATTTCCGGGCCCCGGCCTTGCCATCCGGATCCCGGGGGCAATTACCCGGGAGAAGGCGGATACACTCCGCAAGGCCGACGCAATCTACATCGACGAGATCCGTAAGGCGGGCCTCTACAATGAAATCTGGCAGGCTTTCAGCGTGCTGTTGCCGGTAAACACCGTTGGCGTGATGGGAGATGAGCGCACCTATGAAGCTGTTCTCGCACTCCGGGCGGTGACATCCACAGATGGTATGACGGCGGACTATTACCCATTCGAGCACGAATTCCTCGGCCGGGTCGCCACCCGCATTATCAATGAAGTGAAGGGCGTGAACCGCGTCGTCTATGATGTGACGTCAAAACCCCCCGGCACAATCGAATGGGAATGA